The uncultured Paludibaculum sp. sequence GCATCGGCGAGACCGGGCCGGACGGCTGACCGCTTTTCGGCAAAGAACGTCGCCTATCTCATGCACACCTACGGCCTGCGCTCACGCTATGATCGTCTTCGCGAGCGCGGAATGTTGAACAAGCGGGAGATGGCAGATCGCCTCGGCGTGCATGCGCAGACGGTCGACCGTTGGACGGAGTTTGGGCTAATTAAAGCGCATTTCTATAACGACCACGGATGGCAGCTCTACGAACCTCCAGGGTCGAACACACCGGTGAAACATTGCAGCCGATGGGACCGTCTGGTGGACCGAGCGGCAGCTTTGCAGACAGGTCCTCAAGATGCTGACTTGGAACTGAAGGAGATGTAGTGTGAAGACGATTAGTTGTACCAGAGCACAAAGCCGTCGCGATCCCACGCAAGAATTTTTAGCCGGTCGCCGCGGCGCGAGCGAAACACAAACAGGTGGCCACTCAAGGGGTCCTGCCCGATGACGGCTTTCACGCGTTCGGCCAAGCGGTCGAAACCGCAGCGCATGTCAGCGGCCTCGGCGGCGAGCCAGATGCGCGCGCTTTGCTCGCGATCGAGTGCGCGCAAGCTCGGCAGACCGGTCAAACGCGGGACTCCAACACGGCCAACAAGGCGCGCAGATGATTAGGATCGAAGCCTGGCTCGACGAGCAGGCTCCGGCCGGCGGGCAGTCGAATCTCAATTGCCGATCCGTGCCCAGCCGCCGTTTGAGTCGCCGTGCCGGCGTCCACCAAGTGGACCTCGACGAAGGGCTGCGGTCCTGCCAGGATCAGACGTTTCTTCCAGGCAAAGAAGTGCGTTGGAGAAAGGCCACGTGCCCGGCAGAACGCCGCCGCACTTTGCCCGCTCCGTTCCTGCTCCGCGATCAGTTCTCGCCATTTCGTCCAAACCTCAGGTCCACGCGTGCGCATGACTCCACAGTGGGGCACACAGAGAACGCATTCAAGATGGGGTTGGTGTAGCGCTCACTATCGTTCTGCGTAAACCTGCAGGACGGCGCTGTCAACCGACTGTAACGAGTAGTGGATTTTCAACTCAAATTGAACCTTCTGTCCTTCGTGCAGTTGAACCCCTTCGGCAGGTGATACGGCCAAGATTTGTGCACGATCCGCATCTGCGGCATCTGGTGCGCCAAGGGAAACCGCGCAGAGAATGAGTGCAAGCACCGGATCAGCGAGCATCGATGCCATTCTATACGTTCCTGGCCCTCGGACAACTGTTTCACTTGACCATTCAATCCATCACTTCACGTATAGGCCCTACAACGGCCAGCGATGTTCTTGGCTTCGATTTTGACTGTGATTTTTCCTTCTCTCTTTCCGTCACAATCGTCCGTGATGATGGGCTTCCATAGGGGCCAACTTGGCCTGACCGTGTGGAGGCGAATCCATGGACAGAACCTCGCAGGCTGTTCAACGCCAGATTGCTGCGATGGGGGCTCAGGTGTTCGAAGTCGGGCTCTTCAAGCCCTCCGCGCAGGAGGAAGGCCAAGCAGTCATGATTCCCCGGACTTGGGACCGGGACACACTACTGCGGTCGATTCCCTGGCTCCGGCTGCAGAACGCCGATGGTCGTAACATCTATGTGCGGCCCAAGGGCGAACACGACTTGAGCCTCGTGGATGATCTCACGGCGGGATCCGTCAAGCGGATGAAGTTGACGGGTTTCGCGCCGGCGGTCGTCGTGGAAACTTCACCGGGGAATTTCCAGGCCTGGCTGAAGCATCCCAGACCGTTGCCTCGGGAAATGAGTACGTTGGCGGCGCGTAAGTTGGCCGAGGAGTTCGACGGTGACCGGGGCGCTGCCGATTGGCGACATTTTGGACGACTGGCGGGGTTGACGAACCGGAAGCCCAAGTATATGAATGACGCTGGATTCTTCCCATATGTTCGATTGATCGAGGCCTCCGGCAACCGCTATGAGGGTGGAAAGCGTTTCGTGGCGGCGATCTCAGCCCAACGCGAGGCCGATCTACTTGCTCGGGCGAATCCCCGGTTTGAATCAACGGGCACTGGCGGCCAACCGCCTCGGAAGAACATTGCGGATTTCCGAGCAAATCCACGGTACGGCGGAGATGCCACCCGCGAGGATCTCGCGTTTGCCATTTATGCTCTCACTCATGGGGTGGACACGGCGGACGTCGCAGCTACGCTCCGCTGCCGGGATTTGGCTCACAAGGGCGATGACAAACGTCAGACGCAGTATGTGGAACGTACGATAGGCAAAGCGATGAAGGTCGCTTGCGGGCGGATCCTTGAGTGAGACTTTGCGCAACTGGGGTGCGGTCAAGAGAGATGGTGCCGGGTAAATCAACTTGCAGAGTCAATGGCCTTCCTCTTGGGCGACCTCGAACAGCTGGTTGGCTCATTCGTGAACGATACCGTCCTCATCCACGAAGGGAAGAAATTCTGCGAACTCATTCTTCAGCATTCGGCGGACTATGCATTTCGCCAGCGGAAGCCATCTCGTCAGATTCTGGATGTCCAACCCCTCATCAGCGATATGAGCTGGCTCTCCGGAGTCGAGAATCGCATGTGCCACTTTGACTCGGAGTGGGCGCAACTCTGCTTCGATTAGTCGCGACAGTTTCTTGCCGAGAATCTCAGGACGAAAGATCTCGTCAAGTGACATAGGGTCCCAGGGTGGCCTCCCATAGAAGATTGCGTTGAGCCACGCCTCGCAATCAGCCCGATTCTCCGGAATGCGCTCGTGATACCGCTTTGGATCCAGGCCCCTGCTTCGAGCGTCTGAGTTGAGTCTCGCTCTCCTCGACTGCACCCCTTCAATGATCTTGAAGAAGCACAAGAATTGGTATGCGGGAGTATTACTGTTCAGGGCCTCCCGATAAAGACTGGCATACCTTCTGAGCTCGTCGCTAATCGTTCCTCTCGGGGGCACGGCCCAGGCTGCTTCCACAACTGGATTTACGAAACTAGTCCTTGTGTTCCCGGTGGCGAGTTCCTCGCTGTCAGTTTTCGCAATATGGAGTGGTATGTCGCGATAGAGTGACCACATGCTCAAGGAAGGTGCGAGCGCTCGATAAGCCTTCAGCTCGGCATCATCAAAAGTCTCGGCCTGAACCGACTGCAGCACGACCTTGCCGAGAAATCCTCTCCGATTGGGATACCCATCGAAAGCAAACTGTCCTTGGGGAGTGCCCCCGTAAACCCTGATTTGAGTAAACCGCTGATTCGCCCGTGTCGTATATGCTGGCCCAAGGATTGCCAAGTGCGAATCACCCTTGAGTTCGGCTGCGAACTCAACCTGCTCTTCCGGGAGCAAGGGGTATCCTGGCCTGCTGAGGACGAAGACAACCTTATACAGGCCTGGCCGGCCCGATGGTCCACTCTCGTTCCGCTGATCATTAGGGTCGGCAAATCGATTAACTGTGATCAAATGCTGGGTCAGACCAGGCATTCCCATCGGCACCAGTGGCACTTCTGTTCCCTTGCCGTCGGAAGGCCTTTCAGTGCCAGAAGTTGGCGGACGGGATGTGGCCGGCTGTGATTTCGGACTGCCAGTGACTCCGTGACATTTCTTGTACTTCTTGCCGCTCCCACAGGGACAGCGCTCGTTTCTGCCGATTTTCACCAAGCCAGATTGTAGCCATTCTCCACGTAGAATCCAATACAGGGACCGTACGTCTGGTGCTGAAATCCTGTGAGGCTGAGCTATTCGGCTTTCAACAGACGCGTTGATTAGCGCAGGGAATCCAGCTTGTACGCAGCAACCCAGACCGTCACCCAGCCATTCGACCATAAGTACGACGGCACAGGGAGCGGTCAACGAGAAACAGCGTACAGCAGCCCCGCGCACACAACGACGAATGCGAGCCGTGCCTTGGGACCCAGGATTGCCAGCCAGAAGTAGAATATCCGCATAGCTTCATTGTCTCCCTAACCCAGGTCAGCTACCTCAGGACGGCACCTATCCAGACGCCCAAGCTCACCAATGCCAGGGAGAGAGCCAGTCCGAAGGTAATCCACCCCACAAAAGGAACCCGCAGATCTGAACAACGAACAGATTCGCGGGCTGCCCCAGTCGAGCGTAAATGTTCGACGGTCGATGCAATTTCGTCTCGGAAGCTCGCACTGCAGTCCCGAACCTCCTGCGCAAGAACGCTTCCGGCGCGCACCTGCACCTTATCCGCGGCCACCTCGAAATCCCGAACTGCCATCTGAACTCGATCCAACACCTGTCCAACCGCCTGCTCGAAAACCAAACGATTCAGGGTGACCACCGCCATCATAGGGTCGTCCGGGTCGATGCGGATTCCATGCTGGGCCGACACTTCAGCGGCCAGGCGCTTCAAGTCGATTGATACCGGTGGAGTCGTCATGTCAGAACGGCACCCTGTCGAGCTGCTCAAAGAGATCCCGTTGAACGATCTTCAAACGCTGCTTCGCCATGATCGGCAGTTTCGCGGTGTTGATCGCCTCCTGGAACGTCAACTTGCCCGCGATCATCTCCTCGACGTCCCGACCGAAGGTGTCCTGATTCCGCTTGGAAATGATGACGGCGCCACAAACCTTCTCGGTGTTGTCACGATACGCCGCCATCTCCGAGAACTTCTTGCCCTCGGCCTCCACGCGGCCAAAGTACTCGTTGACCCAGACAACGATGTTTCGCTCCTCCGTCGTCTGCGCGAGTTCGTGAAATCCATTGAGGGTATCGAGCAGCGCCTGGCCACCGGTGATCACGGTGTGTACATAGACTCGGCGCCCGCTCTGGCGCAGGTAGTCAAGTGCGCTGTTCTCCAGCAGGTAATGCCATAGCGGCAGGAACGTTGAGGCCCCATTGTCCACCACGAAGGTGGCCGTCTCCTCGGTGAGGAAACGCTCCATCAGGGAATCGAACGCCCGTTGCTCGATCCGGTTGTGCTCATCGCGCAGGTTCAACCGGTCCGCGGCCAGCGCTCCGTACTGCGCGAACGTCCGATTCACCGGATCGGTATCGATGCAGCGGACTTCGCTGCCCTTGTCCCTCAGGTACTGCGCGAGAATCGAGGCCACGAGGCTCTTTCCAACGCCGCCCTTGCCCTGCAGTGTGAGATGAATCGCGCCGAAGGGCTCGACTCCGTTTGCTCCATTTGCGGTAGTGGCTTTCGCCATAACGCTCCTTCCAGTCAGATCAGCTTTTTAATGTCAGGGTCGGAATTGTATTGAAACCCGGGATGCCGGCTCTCTCGTTCGCGAATGTTCGCGAGCGGATCGGTTGGAGATGGCGGACGGTCGCTCGCTGTTGGAATTCTACCGGACGAAACCTCGTAGGAAGCCGGCAAATGACTGTCCCTGACATGCCCGCCTTCCTGGCTCGCCGTGACATTTTCACCAAGGGTGGCGGCCTGGTCACGTCTCCTCAACTGTCCCGTGTAGTGCGACAACCGGGCGTACCCAATCTCGACTCCGATCTCGTTCAGCCAGATCCAAATGTCCTTGAGGCTGTGCCCAGCGTCGAACAGCGCCTTGATATCCGGCCATGCTTGCCGGATCTGCCCCGCCTTCGTACGCGGTTTTTCCCCGAGTCGCGCTCGGAGGCGGTTCAGGTCCAGTTTGTCCTTTGATTCTTGATCCAAGCGGCCTCTATCCGGTAGGCCGCGAGAAATGCGATCTGTGACGGCGAGTTTCACGATTTCCACGGAATGTTTCGGATCGTTTCAGAAGTTCGCGCCGGGGGTGGTGGGTTTCAGAATGTTTCAACTGCTTACCACTTCGTTGCAACCGCAGTGCGGGCAGCGAAGACTATGCCGGCCACACAGACGGGTAGTGGAACATAAAGGGTCGTTGCGCGTTTTGGGTTCGGAGGGCTTCTATCCCCGGGGATGTGAGGTGTTTGCAGCGGGCACGCTCTGAACCGGATCGTGCCCGTTTGGGCACGGGTCTGTCACTGGCCCTATTCGCTGCGCCATACGGAGTGTGAAGAGCCGAACAAAGGAAAAGACCGTAAGCCGCGGGCTCCGAATCGACGGCCAATTAATCGGGAGGATAGAGAGCGCGGCCAAGGCCACCGGCTATACGAGTCCGGCGGCATTCATGAGGGCGGCGATTGAGCGGGAGTTGGCCGGAAGGGAGAGCGGGGTCGACGCCGCGGAAGAGCGGATCGCCGCCAGTCTCGACCGCATCGCCCGCGGAATCCGAGGCATCCGGCTTGGACAGCAGGCGCTATTCGCTTTCGTGGACTCGTTGGTAAAGACCCTGCTGACCTGCGTTCCTGAACCGCCGAGGGATGCCTATGACCAGGCCGTTGCCCGCGGGAAAGCTCGATACGATCGCTTCCTCAAGAGCGCCGGAGCCGGAATGGCGGGCGACTCCCAGGCGGCCATGAAGGAACTGCAGCAACATGGCGAAGGCGACTGACGACGGGCGGGAGTTCCGAGTCCGGCCCAATCGCGCACGTTCAGGCGGTCAGAGCGAGGCACGCGCCTGGTCGACTGCACTGAGGACCATGCTCCGCTATGCGGGGACTTCGCGCCGGTCCAAGGCATCCGTGAGTGCCGGCACAGGTGCAGGGATGCGGAAGAAGTTCAACCAGCGTTGCGCCGTCCGGACGATGTACACCGCTATCAAGACGCCTGGGCAGTGGAAGGCTCATGGCCGGTACATCGCGCGAGAGAGTGCCGGCGGAGCTGTCTTGAACCGGGGTGCGGACAATCTCGGCGAAAGCGGGAACCGGCTGCTGGATCCAGCCAAGGAACTGGAGCGCTGGCAACACGAGGGCGATCCACGATTGTGGAAGTTGATCGTGTCACCCGAGTTCGGCGAACGCACTGACCTGGACCGGTTGACCCGAGAACTCATGGAGCGCATGGAGAACGACCTGGGAACCAAACTGGAATGGGTGGCCGTCTCGCACTTCAACACCGAGCATCCGCATGTCCACATCGCGCTGCGCGGAATCCGAGAGGACAGGTCGGCACTCGAACTATCGCGTGACTACATACGGCATGGGATCAGGGCGATCGCGGAGGATCTGTGCACCAGGCAACTGGGGCACCGTACTCAGTTGGATGCGAATGAGTCAGAGCGTCGTGAGATCCAGGAGCGCCGCTTCACATCGTTAGATCGGGCGATCAGCCGCGCGGGCGTGGTCGAAGAGGGACCTGTCGGTCAGACGGCCGAGCAATTTGTCGTCCGGCGTCCGGGCCAGATCCCAACCCGGGCGCGAGAGCAGCACATCGATGCACGCCTGCTCGTTCTTCAACAGATGGGCCTGGCCGAACCGACCGGCTCGCAGGACTGGTTGGTACGCCGTGACTTCGAGACGGTGCTGAAGGCGATGCAGCGGACAAATGACCGTCAGAAAATGCTTGCCTCCCACGGAGCACTGCTCTCCGATGAACGACTACCACTTGTTGTCACGGACATGAGGAGACTGAAGTCCGTCGAAGGCCGGGTATTGGGCCATGGCGAAGAGGAAGCCAGGCAGAGCGCCGGTCGCCATTACTTACTGCTCGAAGGCACGGACGCCAAGGTGCACCTGATCTACTACACGCCGGAAATGGAAGAAGCCCGGAGCAGAGGAAAGCTTCAGATGAACTCTTTTGTCCGGCTGCAAAAGCAATTCGTAGACGGTCGACCGCTCTTGGAGGTTGAAGACCTAGGTGACGCAGGACGAATCCTTCGGGACAAACGACATTTGCATGATCGGGCTAAGGCACTCGCATCACGAGTGGGCTTCCTGTCTGAGCGTGGGTGGGGTGGATGGCTGGGCCAATACGAGACAGCGTTGTTGAAGTCGGCGGACGGTCTGAGGGTAATGAATCTGGATGGGCGCTTTAGCATCGATCGCTAGTGTCCCGGCTGATTCCCAGGCCCCGCTCGAGCGTGTCGAACCAAAGCAAGAGCGACTGCCCGAACTGAACGCCGGAAGAGGGCCGGATCCGACCTCACTGCAAGCGCGTTTGGAGCTCCGCGCAATAGACGAAGAGAAGCGAGTTATCCAGGAGCCATCCGGACGGAGTACATTTACGACATGGCGACTATACGGTCATGTGGGTTGCTTGCGATTTACGACAATCCAGCCAGATTCCCCTCTTCCTGTACCTGGCGCGTCCTTCGTTCCGTTGGCAGGTCAAAATCAGGCCGAACGCTAACGAGAATCGAAGAGGACTGGGCGCAGTGTTGGCCGCTGCTGGCTAGGCTATCTCTTGTCGTTTCAGTGCAGCCTGTTTCGGCGATCCAGCCGAAAAGGCGCTATACATGGTCGGGGTGCTTGCCCGATGCTTGCCGACTCGTATGGACAATGCCACGTGCTACTCGGAATCGTTGCCATTCGTCACCGTTGCCTTCCGACACCTCGCCGCAAACTCCTTTGAATGCAGCAAAGTGAGCACCTCGCGGGTCTTGGCGAGGATGTCGGCCAGTTCTCCGCGCCCGGAGGCTCCACATGTCTGAGACAGGGAAGTGTTTATTCTTCGAACACCAACTTTAATTCGATCGTAGAGAGCCGGTGCGATCCATCCGCCATTATGATCGAGCGCGACAAGGCCGATATGGATTTCATTGAGGCACTCTCTCAAGACTGGCGCGACAGTCGGCCATTCTTTGTGGCTCCCACATTGCAGAACAATAGCTAGACCCTGAGCTACCGAAATATCCAAGGCCATCATGTGCATCTCGCCCGACAAATCGCCGGCACGCTGGCGATCAGTAACTAAGCGACGAGCATCATGCAATTCGCGCCGCGCTTTTTTGTAATACATCCCGCTGACTAAAACAATCCCCAAGACGGAGAGATTATACATAAACGCCAGTCCACCGGCGTCCCGAATGCCTCTCTGCGCAGCGCTCAAGTCAAGCAAATACTTGTACGCGGCCTCAGATAGCACCGGCTTGCCATCCTTTAAGCCCGTACCGAGACTAGCAGCCACATCCTTCAGGATCAAATCTCCACTACGCAGGCTAGTCCAATGTGTCGTAGTTTCGACGCCAATCATGACGATCAGCGCGAGCGAAACAGCGCACAGCAGAACCGCTGTCAGAAGGTCATCCAGTCGTCGGGTCATTGGATCACGTATAATCTGGAAGAGTCAGCGCTTTTTAGTAATCTCTTCAACCGCCGCCAGCAGACTCTCGATTGGTGTCGCTGAACGTTTTGCTATTATCGAGATCCCGCGGCATTCTTCTTCTGGAACTCGGTCCTTGAACTCCGCAAGGTAGTCGCTAAAGATGATCGTTCTAGCCTTCATCCCAGGATCTACTTTGAATACGTACTCCCTCAGCCAGATCCAACCAGTGAGTAGTCCTGCCGCGGTTGCCGCCTCCTCGACCTCAGTAAGTCCGTCAGCGGGCATGTTCAGGTCAATAATCATGCAGTGGATTGGCTGTTTAGTACGGTCCTCCCAACTGCTCTGAGCATCGTTGATGTCAAAGGCCTCGATCACACGGTGCTTATTGTCCCTTTCCAGAATCTCCTTAATGTATTCCGTTACGGAGCCCCTGTCTTCCAAGAATAAAATGTTCATCGCAATCTGCCCCCTCTGCCACCGGCTGGGATTCTGACATACAAGGTCACTTGATATGTTGGCTGTTTAATGCTTCGTACAATCGTTCTGCGTCTGGGCTCATAGCGAGGGTGGGGGTTGTCATGTACGGCTAAGATGGTCGAATATGCGCCGGCCGCTTTCAATCGCTCGCGCTCCTCCCGAATCTGACCCGTTAGTTCGCGATCCGTTTCGGAGAAAGGCAATCGCAGATATGGACGCATCAGAGCGACGTTGAAAGGAGATATCAACACCGAATCGTGCCAGACATCACCACCATGCGCAACAGCGATCTTCTTGGCCAGCCACAAGCCGATGCCCAATCCTTCAGCCGGCGCGCCGTCGCCTCGAACGTACAGATCGTAATAGTGGCCGCCAGGCGGCATAGCCAATCCGAAATCGGTTACAGTTAACAAATGTCCCGAATTGGCTTCGGATGATTCGAGAAAGCAATCGAGGTGAATGCGCGTCCCACGGTGACAGCATTTGATAGCGTTGTTTACAAGATTATATACCAACTGCTCTAGGAGGCCCTGGTCGCCATTAACGCTCGGCCTTTCTTCGTCAGCTTGCGTCACCCTCGGCACGCAGAATTCGAGACACTTCTTCTTCGCTTCTAGGCGGTACGTGTCTTTCCATTTGTACAGCAATTCACGGAACGCCAAAAACGGCTTAGAAGTCACTTTGGGCAAGTCCTCAATGGAGTACTTTACCAGGTCAAAAAAGAGGTTGATGTGCTTTAGGTAAGCTTCAAGATCTCGGCACAGATCCTCAGCTTTTTGGCCGCTAAGCCGCGCGATATCCTCGGGATTCTTGAGGTAGCACATCCGGAGTGCGTCCATACCCGAAGTGAGTTGTCCGACCTCGTGACGCAAGATCCGCAGTCGGTCATCAATGTCGCGCTCCGAGGTCGCCGCCAGGATCGCTGAAAGGGATGAGACGACGAGAGTATTGAATGACTGCAACGCCCGATCAAGGATGGCATTCGGCCGGTTCTCTGCGGCGGAACTGGGATTAGACTCGGTGTAGCCAATCAGAATAGCTATGGAACTCAAAGGATGGTGGGGCACGTCAACGAGCACCAAAACGAAGTCGCCTAGATCGGCGAGCGAGGCGCCTCGAAACGCCTTGGCCAGCAATTCTTGGCGCTCGTTAGGTCCGTAGACGACAGTCTGGCCATCGCCGTTCTCAAAGGCCTTTAGTTCGAGTTCGACGGTCGGCGAAGCACCCGCGGCGAGTGGCGCGGGGAGAGTACCTGTCCGCGCGACGACCTGCAACAGGGAAGCCGGCTTAGCAGTCGGAGTCCGAATACCAAAGACCGCCAAGTACTTAAAAGTGAAATCGGCCTGCACGGCCGCCAGCGTATCTTGGAGATCTTGCCAGAGACCGTCGAGTGCTTTCTGGCCTCTAACGGAGCCCTGTGGCAAGAGTCTCCGGAACTGCTCAATTCGTGCAGTTGTTCGCTCCGAGATATACCTTTGACGCTGGTGGGCCAACTCGTCAGCCAGTCGATTCTCTAGACGAGAAACCTCGTCGCATGTCAATGTCAGTTGGTCCAAGTACTGATCATTCGTTAAGACTCTTCGGCCATCTTGGTTCAGCCAGGCCTCGTTTGCTCCAGCAATGGAATCGACAAGTTGATCGCAAGTTGTGTGGAGGTGACGATTCTCGGCTAGGTACCGGCTGAATGCGTGAGGTTGCCGGTGCCGGAGGCTCGAAATGCGACCTCTAATGAACGGAATTCGATCCTCCAACACGATTTCCCCGACGAAGAGGACAGCGATGACGCGATCTTCTAGATAGATTGGAAACACGCCCTCGCGGTAACCCAGAAGTGGGCAGTCGTAGACCAGAACGGTACGATCGGAGATTGTGCGGCGTTCGAAAACGCAGACCGGTTCACCGTCATACACACGAAAAGCTGGGTCAGTGTCAAACGGCACGGAAGGCGGTAAGCCCGACTCAACTTGTGCTCGCGTAAGATTAAAGAACAGACGCGCGTGAGCCGCATCGTTGACTGCACAGAGGCAAGCGCATTGAGGCCCTTCGCATGAAGGGTCTTCTCGGGTGAACTGG is a genomic window containing:
- a CDS encoding DNA-primase RepB domain-containing protein produces the protein MDRTSQAVQRQIAAMGAQVFEVGLFKPSAQEEGQAVMIPRTWDRDTLLRSIPWLRLQNADGRNIYVRPKGEHDLSLVDDLTAGSVKRMKLTGFAPAVVVETSPGNFQAWLKHPRPLPREMSTLAARKLAEEFDGDRGAADWRHFGRLAGLTNRKPKYMNDAGFFPYVRLIEASGNRYEGGKRFVAAISAQREADLLARANPRFESTGTGGQPPRKNIADFRANPRYGGDATREDLAFAIYALTHGVDTADVAATLRCRDLAHKGDDKRQTQYVERTIGKAMKVACGRILE
- a CDS encoding DUF3363 domain-containing protein, whose translation is MAKATDDGREFRVRPNRARSGGQSEARAWSTALRTMLRYAGTSRRSKASVSAGTGAGMRKKFNQRCAVRTMYTAIKTPGQWKAHGRYIARESAGGAVLNRGADNLGESGNRLLDPAKELERWQHEGDPRLWKLIVSPEFGERTDLDRLTRELMERMENDLGTKLEWVAVSHFNTEHPHVHIALRGIREDRSALELSRDYIRHGIRAIAEDLCTRQLGHRTQLDANESERREIQERRFTSLDRAISRAGVVEEGPVGQTAEQFVVRRPGQIPTRAREQHIDARLLVLQQMGLAEPTGSQDWLVRRDFETVLKAMQRTNDRQKMLASHGALLSDERLPLVVTDMRRLKSVEGRVLGHGEEEARQSAGRHYLLLEGTDAKVHLIYYTPEMEEARSRGKLQMNSFVRLQKQFVDGRPLLEVEDLGDAGRILRDKRHLHDRAKALASRVGFLSERGWGGWLGQYETALLKSADGLRVMNLDGRFSIDR
- the mauJ gene encoding methylamine utilization protein MauJ; this encodes MLPEEQVEFAAELKGDSHLAILGPAYTTRANQRFTQIRVYGGTPQGQFAFDGYPNRRGFLGKVVLQSVQAETFDDAELKAYRALAPSLSMWSLYRDIPLHIAKTDSEELATGNTRTSFVNPVVEAAWAVPPRGTISDELRRYASLYREALNSNTPAYQFLCFFKIIEGVQSRRARLNSDARSRGLDPKRYHERIPENRADCEAWLNAIFYGRPPWDPMSLDEIFRPEILGKKLSRLIEAELRPLRVKVAHAILDSGEPAHIADEGLDIQNLTRWLPLAKCIVRRMLKNEFAEFLPFVDEDGIVHE
- a CDS encoding conjugal transfer protein TraL: MAKATTANGANGVEPFGAIHLTLQGKGGVGKSLVASILAQYLRDKGSEVRCIDTDPVNRTFAQYGALAADRLNLRDEHNRIEQRAFDSLMERFLTEETATFVVDNGASTFLPLWHYLLENSALDYLRQSGRRVYVHTVITGGQALLDTLNGFHELAQTTEERNIVVWVNEYFGRVEAEGKKFSEMAAYRDNTEKVCGAVIISKRNQDTFGRDVEEMIAGKLTFQEAINTAKLPIMAKQRLKIVQRDLFEQLDRVPF
- a CDS encoding HAMP domain-containing sensor histidine kinase produces the protein MDQLTLTCDEVSRLENRLADELAHQRQRYISERTTARIEQFRRLLPQGSVRGQKALDGLWQDLQDTLAAVQADFTFKYLAVFGIRTPTAKPASLLQVVARTGTLPAPLAAGASPTVELELKAFENGDGQTVVYGPNERQELLAKAFRGASLADLGDFVLVLVDVPHHPLSSIAILIGYTESNPSSAAENRPNAILDRALQSFNTLVVSSLSAILAATSERDIDDRLRILRHEVGQLTSGMDALRMCYLKNPEDIARLSGQKAEDLCRDLEAYLKHINLFFDLVKYSIEDLPKVTSKPFLAFRELLYKWKDTYRLEAKKKCLEFCVPRVTQADEERPSVNGDQGLLEQLVYNLVNNAIKCCHRGTRIHLDCFLESSEANSGHLLTVTDFGLAMPPGGHYYDLYVRGDGAPAEGLGIGLWLAKKIAVAHGGDVWHDSVLISPFNVALMRPYLRLPFSETDRELTGQIREERERLKAAGAYSTILAVHDNPHPRYEPRRRTIVRSIKQPTYQVTLYVRIPAGGRGGRLR